Genomic DNA from Roseburia intestinalis L1-82:
TTTGTCATTCCCCCGTCCATACAGGTCAGTGCTTCTTTTTCCCGCTCTGACAGTTCAAATTCTGCCGCAAGATGTGCAAGCATCTTATTCCTGTTGCCTGCCGCCTGCTTTGTTCCATTGAGTAGTCCTGCCAATTTATGGGAAAGGTGCCCCTTTAGCACTTCTAAGATAAACATATCTTTGTCCGAAAAATCCCCAAGAAGTTCACTTCGGAAAAAATTAACAATACCAATCGGTTTTCCATATCTGCGAAGCAGTATCCCCGCGCCAAACGGGATATGATTCGGTTTTAAAAATCCCTGATAAAACTCTGTTTTCTGCCGCAGTGACTCCTCCATAATATCGGTATCACGGTAAGTGATCGTATGCTCAGACAATTCAAATGTATATTTCATGTAGTCTTTTTCATAATAAGAATCCAGATATTCTTCATAGACTCCCGGCTCCATCTCAATAAAGGACGATTTTTCGCTTTCAATGCCGCCTGCTTCATTAAAAACAATGAAATATCCTTTCGTATATGGGATCAACATACGGTAAGTTTTTAACACCCGTTCCGTAAATTGATCAATATTGGTAATATCATACATTTCCAGCAACACTTTATTGATGGTCAGCCATTCTGTTTCTTTTAATGTGTTTTCCATATCTGCTCATTCCAACTCGTATTTTCCCCAATTCTATCACAGGAAAAATCATACGACAATATCCGTTAAAAGCAGCCGGATCCTGCTATTATTCTTCTGCCAGTAATTGTGACGGTTCCACTGGCTTCTCAATAATTCCTTTATCAAAATAGAAACCGGGGCATCTTTACTGGAAAAAATGAGTTTTCCAACTC
This window encodes:
- a CDS encoding helix-turn-helix transcriptional regulator is translated as MENTLKETEWLTINKVLLEMYDITNIDQFTERVLKTYRMLIPYTKGYFIVFNEAGGIESEKSSFIEMEPGVYEEYLDSYYEKDYMKYTFELSEHTITYRDTDIMEESLRQKTEFYQGFLKPNHIPFGAGILLRRYGKPIGIVNFFRSELLGDFSDKDMFILEVLKGHLSHKLAGLLNGTKQAAGNRNKMLAHLAAEFELSEREKEALTCMDGGMTNAQIAENMGISLSTVKKHVYHIFEKVGVDTRAQLRNVLETYNSTKF